From Eriocheir sinensis breed Jianghai 21 chromosome 35, ASM2467909v1, whole genome shotgun sequence:
CCCTGGAAGAAGGGTTTGATTTCCCAAAAGTGAGATGGCAAAAACAGAGAGGGATGCAACAAAgatagattgaagaaagaagtaACAAGGAATCTTAGGATGAGTACAAAAGACCTATAAATGAATATGTTGGTATCTGCAGAAATAATGCATGTCACATGGatgcagaaagagaaaaaaaatcattcttaCCTCCAAACTTGACATGCTGATGGCCACAGCTCCCCTGTACATGTCTAACAGGATGCAAGGCAGCACCAGCACCAGGCCAAGCCACCCACACCATGGAACTGGCTTCAACCGCAAAGTGATCCCCACTGCACCAAAAACACAattttcaatattattttcttAATCAAATAAAACAATTTAATACAGACTACCAATGATTGGGTAGTGAAATCAGTCAGGATATATTATCAGAAAAGTTGTTACCATCTACAAAAAGTAATTTATtacaatgattctctctctctctctctctctctctctctctctctctctctctctctctctctctctctctctctctctctctctctctctctctctctctctctctctctctctctctctctctctctctctctctctctctctctctctctctcgtaatggaaACTTTGTACTCATAAATGCAACAAATCCTCTACATGAACAGTACCCATCAAACCTGTGGAGGTATCCTTAGTGGCAGCACCATTATATAATAGAGCACCATTTGGAGTGGAAGGAGTGCTGGAGCTTCGGGCAAGGACAACACCACTGCCAGATAATGGTGTTgccggtggtgttggtggcagtagtggtggtggctccAGGTGGTGCAACTTGATGTAGGATGGAGGGTGAAGGTTCAAGTCATTTGTCATCTCACCCAAGTTGAGTCTGGATGCAAGTGCTCGGCTGCTGTTATATTTCTGTCTTGTTTTTTGTAGGAAGGTGTCTGCCAGTAAATACATAAGTAGAGCTCAGGAAACAACACAGCACAGTACAGTGAACCTTCCTACAAGTTTATACACTATTGCTACAATTTTACAGTACAAATAATAGGCGCACCTTACATCAttatagccgatccaggattcagtacgttccTAATttataggcggtaatgttataattgtatttcgtaaagaatctttataaccaaaaagtaaaaaaaattatgagtattctttttcttgagcaGAACAtcgaataaacaacagaacagtaatataaaaatacattcaTATTTCATACGACAACTGTGGGCCGGGGCAGCAGAGCACGCCATTTTGCGAGTATCAAATACCTTGAATAagtatatttttactgcgcaaaccaggtgatgtcacttattgtgactttgtgagcgttcatatttatctatttgtgtatatttcatggaggcaaaagTTATATTACTACTTTCAATTTCACTAGTGaaacgaatttgtgactgtttatcactaTAGAATTTAACTCAATTAAGGGGTCCGTTTCAAGGGTTTACCTCCAAAAAATCATTTTCTACGAAAAAATTCCGTAGAATTATAGAAAGCACGGCCTTTCTAACGGTATACGTACTATCATATATGTATGAAGATAAATTGGGTCgtaaaaaaatgttttattacCCGTATTCACCGCGCCAGCACGTCTCATACTGAGCTCTCATGCGCGTATGTGTGGTACTCTTAGAAAAATCACCAAAATTGGCTTTGTccacgatttaaaaaaaaatttctaCACCACTTGCTCATTCCTAGCTGGCAACTCTAGATCGTGAGTCAGAGCCGTGGGGTGCTCTCTGCTTCCTCACACGTCTAGGCTATCAACCCGCCCTTGTCACGCGTGGGTATACAGCATTTCCCTGCAGAAATCTCGCAGTTTTCGTGCTTGAAAACATGCCACGACCTTCTAAGAAGGCCCAGAGGTGGAGAGAATGCGCTATAGCTACCAGGAGGAGGCAACTAGAGACACGAGGAACCTCTACATCCACTACAACATCCGAGCCTGGTGTTGAGGGGGAGCTGGCACCTCCTGATACCCCCATCAAAAATGGATAATATCATTGTAAAagagggggaccagatgcctggGAGTAATACTTTATACAGAAAACTCTGAGACCTATACAGCCTCCAGCACCATTCATACAAAGTGATATAGATCACGATTTAGCAAAGTGTTTTTTTCTCGATTCTGAAGTTGCTCGCATATTATGCAGAACTACTTCAAAAGCTCTAAACGTATCAAAAAAGTTTTTTCACCAAAAGAAAGCGTAAAAAGATTTAAATTTTGAAGCCGAATTTTTGCTCAATATATCTTCAAACATTAGTTATGAATTTCTTTGTTGGATTTTTTTTGGCCAGTCACGTCTCAGCTTTTACAAGGATTTGTTTGTGTTTAGTCAGGCTCCAGATTCTCCTGTGGTGAGTACACGATTGTGATGTGTGctgtattttatcattttttaccAATTTCGAGGCAAGATAGCAgatatatatgtatttccatgAGTGAATAAGTATTTCAGGCACATGATATGACACATGACAATACATGAGaattgttttttgtcttcttattgACCTAGATAAGGGCGGAGTGTGCCACGAGAATGATGGCAGATGACGAGTGTGAGGCGATACTGGAAGTTTCATGCATATATAAgttccatttattcatttatgaTTATACCATAGCAATGAGCAACTTCTAAGCTTTCAAATGATATATAATTGTCCCAATGTTTGTTGAAATAATTTGACTGAGCACTAAGGTAAGCAAGGGAACACCTGTTAACATTAGCTACCCGTTTTTTATGTACATAACTCAACACTGCCCACTCATTTTATCACAGAGTATAAGGGTTAATTACCAACTTCAAAAATCAAATTAGTCATGATGTCTAGGATTCCTATAAAACAGGGAACAAATAGGAAAATATGAGGAGTTATGAATGAAAATCTTCCCAACCTGAAATTATAAATTCATACCCCtcaaagaaaacaagagacaaTAATAAACTTTGTACTGAAATCCTCAACATAGTAAACTATACATTCATTACATattaaaatataaaagtaaacatactaaaaatacaaaaaactgaATACAGATTATTTACCAAATTCAATGAAGGCATATGGTCTTCTGACTGACTTCACAACAGATGGGGTGTATAAAACATTAAATTCCTTCTTCAGCTCATCAAGAAAGCTGAATGCCAGAATGTGAGGATATGTGGGTTCACACACCACCATGTAGGCTgtacactcatccaccacacaGCTGttaagtaagaaaaatatataacagtTCACATGTCAATAATATTCTTACAAAGATTTACCCATATTCAACATTGAAGCAAGATGTTTCAAGCTGTGAGAACTAAAAGGTACTATATTACACAATCACAGAAAGGGACTTCTGTTAATAAAAAGGTCTATAATCAATATCTTGCCAACACAACTAAGTAAAATCCTAAAATTTCGTAACAAGAAAATACACTTTCTCATACTAACTGCAGTGTCACTTCCTCAGCCTGGAGACATATCCGCATGCCAAACTTCCCAAAATTTTTACTTAACAGCTTCACACAacgtttcccttccctcacacgcTGGTCAGCATCATTTGCATAATCCGTTGTAGCAGACAGTGGGGTGCCATCTGTCAGACGACTCAAGCAAGCATACACAATCATCTGACAAATAAAACGTTTACTGTAACATCCTCTAGTCATGATTCATAAGTAAGTAACGACAGTCTCAAAGGATTATCCAGAAATAAACAAGATTAAAATAATAAAACTAAGGTAAATATCGGTAACTTCACCTGTCTCACAATGGTGTATGAAAATGTTTATTTCTGGTAAGTTTTGATGTGTTTTAATCAGTCTATTAACTATTCCCtgcagttaggttaggttaagtttagggtatcttaaaacacatgagagccagcaccttatggtataaatcaacaaagaatgacttcactttgctgtatagaaagtctcagtagtaaggaagcatatatgaattttctaagtcaagacctatagtaactgtttggggttttgattattattattattattatgacaagctaccaaagcctcccttcagggtgcagatgcAACAAGTTGagccacacaaaataccaaaaggtactggagaaaagcaaaggcaatgaatagttaagaaactggccagtcaaagccaaaagaaggaaaaataaaattactgtttcaaaaagacattcacacgagacttaaatgtagaaatgtctgcagaaaggacaatctcataaacttgtcaacgacggaagaaaacatcatGAAAATTGTGtcatacaaaaattcataggattaaacgcaagatcgttttgactaagagcaaacctcgtgacccgtgCAGGAGTAAAAGAATcgggcaaagcattgtgtaagggatgccaattattcttaaaaactttaaataaaatgctaagggcaccaacttgacgccaatgatcaagatcaagaacaagtgccggagaaataaatttaattgaattgatagctgtcaagtaactttaaatggtaattggcagcagacattcaaacaggagcacaatactcatagtgaggcaaaatgaatgcataaaaagatttgagttcagtcacaagcaaatattttgaagcacttacgaagtaaacctgtcttctgtgcaatagtggaagacatagAATGGATGTGCTTCTCATAtatcagtttagaatcaagagtgactcccaacaaatgaatactagaaacatccttaatctgttcaccaaaaatatgcaaacaaggatgaggtggattcaaggtacagGATGTACTAATGGTAATGGAATGCACTTTATTTgcattaagcttcatgccccaaagttgacaccaagtggtgatcattgccaagtccctattcagagatgcagcaacttcacctctgcTGCTAGGAGAGTGAATAGATGAGTAAAGAGTTGTATCGTCAGCATATGAAATAAGCTGATTTTTGAGGTTAATGCCCAAGTCAGAAATaaaattgttaaaaaatataGGTCCAACACCAGAAACGACAGGCAGGGAAGCAGAGCaggcaccatcaacaaccacacacTGTAATTGATTAGTTAAAAATTCTTTAAAACTACTGAGAAGACCACAAATACCAAGGTGTTGTAGTTTATAAATTAGAGCCCTATGATTCACAACATCAAAAGCAGAACTAAAATCAATAGCAACACCTCAAGACTCATGCCCATGATCCAAAGAAGACTGCAGGTCATGAGAAAGAGTCAAGAGAGCGTCACATGTTCCCAAACCCTTACAGAATCCGAACTGAGAATCAGATAACTGAATTTATCACAGAATATGGAGAGCTGTTTAGCCAAAAGCCTCTCAAAGATCTTAGAGAGGATAGGAGTAATAGAAATTGGGCAGTGCTCAGTAGGAAAAGTTGAAACTAAGGCTCACTTCGGGATGGGAGTGATGTTGGCCTTGtgccaacaagaaggaaaactaccagacttcagcagtaacctaaatactacagcaagttttggtgctaagaacgtagcaatcttcttaaagaatagaggaaaaaaacatcTGGGTCTGTCCCACCATATATATCAAGATCTAGAAGGTACTTTTTCAATTCACTGGATCTAAATGCAACTGAGCTAAATTTTGGAAAGGGGAAACAAGTCAAAGGTAGGGATAATTCATCATCACACtgtttgtttataaaaatattagAAAGTAAATAAGCCTTTCTTAAAGGATCAAAGGACATTGAACGATCAGACTCACGTAATGGAGGCATGCTAGAATCGACACCAAACAAGGAGGATTTAAGAGAAGCCCACCATTTGTGTGGTTGAGTAGTTCCTGCAAGAACCTCCTGTTTATGAGAATTATAAGCAGCTTCCGCTGCATTATAGATTCTCTGAGCATCAGCTTTAAGAGCAACATAATTATCCCATAGCAACTGGCATCGATTTTGTCTCCATAGGTGATAAGCAGCCTGCTTATTATCATAGGACCACTTACAGTCATCATTAAACCAGGCTTTATCTCTCATacaagataggttaggttaagtttagtttACCTTCAAATTCAAACacttgatagccagcaccttaaaagtatatatcaacaaagaatgacttcatTTTGTtttatggaaagtctcattagtaaggaagcatatataaattttctgagtcaagacctatagtaactgtttggagttttgttaggttaggttaggtcaagttttaaggtatcttcaaacacatgatagtcagcagcttatggtataaatcaacaaagaatgacctaactttgttgtaaagaatatctcattaataaggaagcatatatgaattttctgagtcaagacctatagtaaatgtttggggttttgttaggttaggttaggttaagtttaggatatcttcaaacacatgatggtcAGCACCTTATGGTACCCGCGGTCTAAGGTCCTCCTTGGTAGCACTTctcggtaaagattcgtattaggtccgtgccagtatctcataatctactttatgaaacatcagtatctcttcatatatcttttctacaaaccttcaacagccatggaaacgctttgaaaatccaattcaaggacttttttttactcttgaaaataggggataatgtttacgaaagcgtgtcgcctcctctgctggccacggcgacactgcagccgccacagccgcaaaatagctcgcagagggcttagggtcggggagcatatttaaactactccaaccgaactttacgacctactaacggggctgtgcccctcgacccccctcatgtatatgtgacttatttcagcgagagGTATTTCtgcaacacccgctgcagtgtcgcatgaccagcagaggaggcgacgcgctttcgtaaacattatcccctattttcaagagtaaaaaaagagtccttgaattggattttcaaagcgtttccatgactgttgaaggtctgtagaaaagatatatgaagagatactgatgtttcataaggtaggtaatgagatactggcacggacctaaaacgaatcttaacccactTCTCTCCACTTAAATACTTCACTACGCACACTTATAGTTACTACACTGTGCACACTtatatacacttcaccctgaactgatCGAGCTGTTTTTCTGTTCACTTTGCTTCCACTGACttgatttcctattttcttttctctactttatcTTACTCCTATCCACACAATATATTACCTTTGGGGCAGCAGGCAGCAGGCACACACAGACAGCAGGCGGCTCTCGTCCCTCCCTGCTGGCGGCCTCGAGCTCTGTGCAGTCGTCTCGAAGGACAGTCTTTTCTATACCCTTCGCTGCATTATTAACACATTTCCTTCTCCGTCGCTCTTCTTCGTGTATTCAATCAggaatttttcttcttctgactCCTTATCCCTAATCCTCATCACTGggacttcctcttcttcctcttcctcctgatgtGTTTGTTTACGTCAACGTCACCAGAGTctccaacggtgccagattgtcgtactcagcctcttatatttcccgacttcctgcctcAAAACTGTTTTCTCCAATAACGAAACGCATTTATAGTTCTCGTTTAAAGAGTTAgatgatgtttcttggcaatagttacgcgtcagaaaccggtaaatactaagctcggagtacgacaatctggcaccggtgCAACAGACAGAAGACTCGAGCTggtgtctttttcctcttcttcttcttcctcttcttttgagctttgtatcgcttcttttttttaaggtCCTCCGtggttcttcttcacacttagATATTTAATTACGCACTCTTAGTTACTtacctgcgtacacttatatacttcaccgTGCCCTGAGCTGTGTAGGCctactatttgttttttctatattcttttcaATTTTTATTAAATCTAGAGACGTGAAAGGCTTTATTTTTATATCCATCATTAATGATCCCGGAACCCTCATAGTAGTTGGCCACTCCCATGTATTTTTATAGTAGTTCCTACCCAAACCCAAACAAATCAAACTATACTAACTCTGCCTGAAAACACAACCTTTCTCCATTAAATACTGTAACCTACCCTACCAAAAAAGATTTAATTCCACCAAATAAAGCAATGCCAGACTTgacccaaaacaaaacaaaaggttaCAAGAATTAACAAAACACTACAACTTTCCATtaaaaagtgcgtcttataagcTGTCAAATACAGTAAATCTGCTTTCATTCTACTATCTCCATATCAATCCATGGTGTTTCAAAATTTTTATTACTCTATAATGAACATAAGGCATCTAAAATTTGTGCCGGAGGCTTTCAATGAGAGAGTAGGTTACGTATCTGATTAGTAACAATTAATAATATCTACAATGAAACTGTCCCTAAAGGAGCGAATCTACACACAAGGAAAATCAAACCATCACTtaagaataaagaataatatTTATTTGTACCTGCAATCttcatagtgaaaaaaaaaaaaaaaaaaaaaaaaaaaactggagtgTTAACCAAATACAAAAATGAGCAGCAATCTCCAGACTTTAAGAAGTAATGACAAACCAAACTCTTGCATATTTCAAACACATGAAAATATATTCTTTCTCATTCCAGCAGTGGCTTGCCTTTGTCACTTCCATGACCACAACTCTACGTCAACTGAACACGATGTAATTCATGGCCATCACTCGGAGGGGGTAACAAAACTATTCGTAGTGTGTGTAATTGCTTGAACTTAATTACCATAATATGGGGCAAATGATCTGTGCTACTAATTATGATACAGAAAATCTGATTCTTACTCTATGCAAAAAGTCACTcttgcattaaaataaattaatCTACTTTTgaactacaatttttttttaaatattcagaCCTCATGTGTTGTGAACGtagctttcattttctttaactcTGTTAGTGCAATAGTGTATGATAAATATTACGAAAATCACACTGCAAGACAGAAGTCGAAATACCACATAGTTTTCCCAAGTGCAGTATAGTATTTCACTGTTCTTGTACAGGCCAAGGCAATGATGATAAAGCATGGTAAGCAGGGCAAATATGGAGCTTCAGGTAGCTATTAGATAGAGCTTCATTACTCtaatctgttctttctttctaataATACATATTACGCTGCATGCggtcttaaataaaaaaaatctgaagaAAAGGTAAGATTCTAACTTCTGCCTGACTTAAATTTTCTTTTAATGGGTTTATGGAAGTTGTGAAACAAAGCATCATGTTTAAATAAATCTGCTGTGTGTacaagtagtgtgtgtgtgtgtttatttacctaGTTCTATTTACCTAATTGTGGTGCAAGGGAAAGGAGTTACGCTCATACTGTTATGTCTCTTATCTACTATAATCCAACTAGGCCTTAACTTCATGAATCGTCTTTGCGTGGATCACATCTTTTCCAGGCCGTCCCAGGTCTCAACTACTCTTTGTGGAAAGCTGCTGTTCTTTGTCTCTTCTAcaggcttcctttttcatcttcctttcatgaccagtgtgtgtgtgtgtgtgtgtgtgtgtgtgtgtgtgtgtgtgtgtgtgtgtatatatatatatatatatatatatatatatatatatatatatatatatatatatatatatatatatatatatatatatatatatatatatatatatatatatatatatatatatatatatatatatatatatatatatatatatatatatatatatatatatatatatatatataatatatatatatatatatatatatatatatatatatatatatatatatatatatatttgggtggTTGCTTCAAAATAAGGATGATCTAATGCAAGTATTTTAACTATGTCAACACAGCTACATAAAAAGCTTACTTGATTGTAAAAATGAGAAAAGTCATCTCACAACTTTGACAAGGTAGTAGTAAATTTGTTATGACATTGGATCTGTGCTGTCAGTCATTCACTCATCAACTCAGTAACTATATACCCTTTCAAAAGGAGATTTCAAGTCTTACTTTGATATGCATTTTACAGTAGATATGTGGATAGGAGTACAGGAACACAAGAACCAaaacttaaaaaaagaaaagagaaaaaaaaaagacaggcaagCTGCAGTACAGAATTATCTACTTTTCTGAAATTAGATAATTCTGTATTGCAACTTGTCTGTCTGGATAAGGATAAATAGAGGGTTCGAAACTAcaaccaaataaaaaaatataaaaaattaacaCACATGTGAAGGTATGCTGAATGAATCACGAATATCATATAAATGAGACAAATACAGATCCAGAATGCACCTAACATTTgcagaaacatatatacaagttAGAGAAAGTATATATTATCGCAACAAATTATATCAAGCTTATGGGGTTCTCACATAAAGAAAGATTATACATGTATGAAATgtattaaatgagagagagagagagagagagattaataatttCTAATCAAGCTGACAATGGAATGTGTAGACAGAGAGGGCCTTGTGGTGAGGGATgatggaaaaataaatatttcaaACTCCCAAccatatgcaaaaacatatactTGCATGTTATTAATTTGAAAATGTAGGTAAAATTCAGAGGAAGTGTTTTTTTAGTCTCAATATAAATTAAAAGCACACAATATTCCTAACTGTGCCATAGTCAATGATTCAAATGATTGAAACTCCTAGCAACTATTTTATACTTATTGTCAAAGCAATTATGTATATTTCACGTAATCCAATAGTCTGCTAAAAACTATGAATATAGGATATTCAGACAGACTACAAGCACCCACTTTGTTTACTATGCAGAGTTAAGTATTTAATTTGAAATCTCATTTTAAAAATAATGGCTTGGCTTTATCACCATTCCATCAATCATTTGAGGCAAACACCTCACGTGGGAGAGAGGGGTGATTCCTCCAAATAAGCCTCCGTACATGCTCTCTTCCCATCCTAAATACCTCATGGCAGAATCTATCAACCTGCTAAAGCTACAAAttctgtgggcatccccttggcctccttcaCATGCAAGTCTCTCTTACAAAAGGAACCCGGTGAACAGGGTTGACTACTGGGTTGAATGCCACATGCCTGTATGGCCAGTTAGTGTTCACAGACGATGCAGGTAAGTAATAGGTCTTGATTCAGTCTTCTAGAGTAATCACTGATTTGAGTCATTCCAGAGATGTCCAatgattctgcatagacactTTATAACCAAGGCATCAATTTGTCCTCagattcagtgtccatgtctctcaGCCATAGAGTAGTAGGACGTTGTACAAGCAACCTTGTCCTTCTGCACACGTATTGATAATGCCATATaccgtgctgagcgagtccataaaacCATATGCCAATTTTGCCATAAGACTTCTTGATGAGCCAGTAAAGTATTAAAATCTTAATGACATAATGACAATGAATGTGTCCTGAGGAGGACACTAGTCTAATATGGAGTTGTTTGGCATAGAACACCTTCTCTACAGTTTCTCACATCCCAGTAAAAGTGTATACTGCACAGGGTGTGCTTCAGATTCAATCACATTATACTCTCATCAACCAAAGTATTCTCAAACATAAATCactgcagttggctggagatgcccatagcaaTTCCCTTGAGAGAAGCACCAATGATCATGCCAGACCAGCAGTAGGTGTACTCTGCACTACTCATCTCCCCACTGCCAGACCTCCTCATCTTAAACAATGCCACAATTAGTGGTTCAAAATTCAGAactgaaaagaatagaaaaggttCTACCAAGGCAATACCAAATAAATTTGGTGCTGCATGCATTAAACATTAAAACTGAATATGGGATATGGAGTTTAAATAGGAATATAGTCAGAGCAGAGATTTGAATGTTATGTGAAATGAAGTTTCAGAAATGGTGAGATACTGAGGCTGGGCAATCCTTGAAAATATCacgaacagtaaagaaaaattaCAAAGCTAAGTGGGGATGGGGTGATTGTGATCCAACAGTAGTCTCCTATCTATGGTTGTATCTTCTTTTGCAGCCTTTTCTGAGATCTAGCTATCTACTGGGTCATTCCCACTTGCTTACACTGCTAACATCTCTCTTGTAGATTCTTTTAACTACTCATCCCCTCCATCTTTTCAATAAGCCCATTCTACTGCAACTCATATTGTTGACACCATTATGTGTATTCCATACCTCTGGCATCTCCTTATTTCTGAATCTATTAAATCTTTCAAACTCTACTAATGTTCCTTAACATGTGCAATACCACAGCTCTTCTCTCTCAATAACATTTCCTACTTAGGCCACAATTGTATATTTTCCATACGGGTTTAGTAGCAAAATCTCTTTGTGGATACCCTCCACAGCACTCTGCACTCATATTTTAAAGACATACtgcctttccatctctccattttGTTATAGCCTCTTTAACCTAGTCAAGAGAGGGTGAGTTTTCATCAGTGGGTCTTTAATAAAGGACATCATTATATTGCAATATcattaagaacaaaaaaaactttAGGGTCATGGCATCTGGTATACTTTACATGAGTAATGGCTTTATTATGGTGTTAAAATTTAGTTTCTTCAGTGACCAAGTAGCCATTTAAAAGCATCCATACAATCTGGAGTGGAAAGTGCTGAACATTTTTGGTTCTATGTTCTATAACTTCTTACTTGATTCTGCAACATCGAGTACTTTTGAGCAAGCCAGGTTTTCAAATTATAGTATTATATAACCACTGTCCTTAAATCCCTGCACATTATCCCcccaaaatatatacagaatacaaagTTTACAAGTTCAAAAACAGTAAGACTACCAACCCTAACAAAACTCTTTAGAAAGAAAGCATTTAGTGTTTATTCCCTGGCCTTTTGCCATTATAGAAGCAACTAGTTAGTGCAATTTACTCCTTGTAGCATCTCTTATGCCTCAGCATCCACATATCTCAAGAAAAATGCATTTTAATATGCCTTCCTAAAATTCTGCTGTCATACCCATCCATTGTTAGAAATGTATTATCTGTTCTCATTTTCTATTATCATCACAGCAATTGCAAACATTGTGGGTCTTTTGCTTCCTTTATCACTCTCCAAAAAGACAAATGCCCACAGTACATTAAACATTTCTACTTAACTACAATTTTGACCTCAGGCTAACTACTTCCACAAATATCATGCCATGCCGTTTACATAAACTTTTCACTGCCTTCAAAACTTTTACAACTTATACACAGTACCTGCCCCAAGCCTTGGTTCACTGTTTTCTATATGCAATCTCTTTGTTTCCTATTAATTATATTGCTTTGTATCTTCATTCAGTATATGgtgttaagaaacatgatcaacTTTTGCCTTGAAATTTGCTACAATGAAAAAATTACAATTAAAATCTCTTTCTAATAATATACTGCACTTGGAAGCACAAACTACAGTAACAATTTATTACTGTTATATAAGAGCAATTGGAACTG
This genomic window contains:
- the LOC127007431 gene encoding vesicle-trafficking protein SEC22a-like isoform X2, whose amino-acid sequence is MIVYACLSRLTDGTPLSATTDYANDADQRVREGKRCVKLLSKNFGKFGMRICLQAEEVTLHCVVDECTAYMVVCEPTYPHILAFSFLDELKKEFNVLYTPSVVKSVRRPYAFIEFDTFLQKTRQKYNSSRALASRLNLGEMTNDLNLHPPSYIKLHHLEPPPLLPPTPPATPLSGSGVVLARSSSTPSTPNGALLYNGAATKDTSTVGITLRLKPVPWCGWLGLVLVLPCILLDMYRGAVAISMSSLEEVDGPSPWHGIFFLTEMFLQTTQVYMLWKYNKFRKLATLGSTTLILILNGFLFDVREGWLCCIYIFASLFLLIGTFRRPFERKLPKFHV
- the LOC127007431 gene encoding vesicle-trafficking protein SEC22a-like isoform X1, encoding MIVYACLSRLTDGTPLSATTDYANDADQRVREGKRCVKLLSKNFGKFGMRICLQAEEVTLHCVVDECTAYMVVCEPTYPHILAFSFLDELKKEFNVLYTPSVVKSVRRPYAFIEFDTFLQKTRQKYNSSRALASRLNLGEMTNDLNLHPPSYIKLHHLEPPPLLPPTPPATPLSGSGVVLARSSSTPSTPNGALLYNGAATKDTSTGLMVGITLRLKPVPWCGWLGLVLVLPCILLDMYRGAVAISMSSLEEVDGPSPWHGIFFLTEMFLQTTQVYMLWKYNKFRKLATLGSTTLILILNGFLFDVREGWLCCIYIFASLFLLIGTFRRPFERKLPKFHV
- the LOC127007431 gene encoding vesicle-trafficking protein SEC22a-like isoform X3, with amino-acid sequence MIVYACLSRLTDGTPLSATTDYANDADQRVREGKRCVKLLSKNFGKFGMRICLQAEEVTLHCVVDECTAYMVVCEPTYPHILAFSFLDELKKEFNVLYTPSVVKSVRRPYAFIEFDTFLQKTRQKYNSSRALASRLNLGEMTNDLNLHPPSYIKLHHLEPPPLLPPTPPATPLSGSGVVLARSSSTPSTPNGALLYNGAATKDTSTGLMVGITLRLKPVPWCGWLGLVLVLPCILLDMYRGAVAISMSSLEEVDGPSPWHGIFFLTEMFLQTTQVFILLYYIKAAMYY